One stretch of Eretmochelys imbricata isolate rEreImb1 chromosome 1, rEreImb1.hap1, whole genome shotgun sequence DNA includes these proteins:
- the USP44 gene encoding ubiquitin carboxyl-terminal hydrolase 44 isoform X1 produces MDKCKHIGRLRLAQDHSILNPQKWHCVDCNTTESVWACLSCSHVACGRYIEEHALKHFQESSHPVALEVNELYVFCYLCDDYVLNDNATGDLKLLRSTLSAIKSQNYDCTTRSGRTLRSMGTSDDSYLSHNGAQALLRNEDRMFTALWHRRRALIGKVFRSWFELTPSEKRILEEERRQEEAEERRDKARKRRQERKRQLKVEMEKMPPRKSSRLQNQNKISSKVSPCLQKLPQNLSSPAELKVTSTSDEVRLKKIGDSPIKRRPTVTPGVTGLRNLGNTCYMNSILQVLSHLLIFRECFLKLDLNQTQELLATAATEKTRFSSKHPPITGSAFCVNENQMKVKGSSSMRRPSLSSGLSGGASKSRNMELIQPREPSSKHISLCHELHTLFQVMWSGKWALVSPFAMLHSVWRLIPAFRGYAQQDAQEFLCELLDKVQQELETTGTRYPALIPTSQRKLIKQVLNVVNTIFHGQLLSQVTCLACDNKSNTIESFWDLSLEFPERYHCNGKEMASQYPCLLTEMLAKFTETEALEGKIYACDQCNTKRRKFSSKPVILTEAQKQLMVCRLPQVLRLHLKRFRWSGRNHREKIGVHVSFDQILNMEPYCCRESLKSLLPDCFIYDLSAVIMHHGKGFGSGHYTAYCYNSEGGFWAHCNDSILNMCTMEEVCKAQAYILFYSQRVTQANKHCRISFPSSPSENQQCTEFVDCSSENSSS; encoded by the exons ATGGATAAGTGTAAGCACATAGGGCGACTGCGGCTTGCCCAAGACCATTCCATCCTGAACCCTCAAAAATGGCATTGCGTGGACTGCAATACTACCGAATCTGTCTGGGCATGCCTTAGCTGTTCACATGTTGCGTGTGGAAGATACATTGAAGAGCATGCACTAAAGCACTTTCAGGAAAGTAGTCATCCAGTGGCATTGGAAGTGAATGAGCTGTACGTTTTCTGTTACCTTTGTGATGACTATGTTCTTAATGATAATGCAACTGGTGACTTAAAACTATTGCGAAGTACATTAAGTGCAATCAAGAGTCAAAACTATGACTGCACTACCCGTAGTGGCAGGACTTTGCGATCTATGGGTACAAGTGATGACTCTTACCTTTCACACAATGGTGCCCAAGCCTTGCTTCGAAATGAAGACCGCATGTTCACGGCTCTGTGGCACAGAAGGCGTGCGTTAATAGGCAAAGTGTTCAGATCATGGTTTGAGCTAACACCTAGTGAGAAAAGGATTTTGGAAGAAGAGAGGCgccaggaggaggcagaggaaagaAGGGACAAAGCTAGGAAAAGAAGACAAGAGCGAAAGCGTCAGTTAAAAGTAGAGATGGAAAAAATGCCTCCAAGGAAGAGTTCTCGtttacaaaatcaaaataaaatatcctCAAAAGTATCACCCTGTTTACAAAAATTACCACAAAATTTGTCCTCTCCTGCAGAGCTGAAAGTAACTTCTACCTCAGATGaagtaagattgaaaaaaattggtgaTTCTCCAATTAAGCGAAGGCCTACAGTGACTCCTGGTGTAACAGGACTGAGAAACTTGGGAAATACATGCTATATGAACTCTATTCTGCAAGTACTGAGTCATTTGCTTATTTTTCGGGAATGTTTTTTAAAGCTTGATCTGAACCAAACTCAAGAGTTGCTGGCAACAGCAGCCACTGAAAAGACAAGATTCTCTTCTAAGCACCCTCCAATTACTGGTTCTGCATTTTGTGTGAATGAGAACCAAATGAAGGTAAAAGGATCATCTTCCATGAGACGACCCAGTTTATCATCCGGACTAAGTGGAGGGGCATCAAAAAGTAGAAATATGGAGCTTATTCAGCCCAGGGAGCCAAGCTCAAAGCACATTTCTCTGTGTCATGAGCTACATACTCTGTTCCAAGTTATGTGGTCTGGCAAGTGGGCATTGGTGTCTCCTTTTGCCATGCTCCATTCTGTGTGGAGACTAATCCCAGCCTTCCGAGGTTATGCCCAACAAGATGCTCAGGAATTCCTCTGTGAACTTTTGGATAAAGTACAGCAGGAACTGGAGACAACTGGGACCAGATACCCAGCTCTCATCCCCACTTCTCAAAGGAAACTTATCAAACAGGTTCTGAATGTGGTCAATACCATTTTTCATGGACAGCTTTTAAGTCAG GTTACATGTCTTGCGTGTGACAATAAATCAAATACTATAGAATCCTTCTGGGATCTGTCGCTGGAATTTCCTGAGAGGTATCATTGCAATGGGAAGGAGATGGCTTCTCAGTATCCATGCCTGCTGACAGAAATGTTGGCCAAGTTTACAGAGACGGAAGCTTTAGAAGGAAAGATATATGCGTGTGATCAGTGCAACA CAAAACGCAGGAAATTTTCTTCCAAACCAGTTATACTTACAGAAGCCCAGAAACAGCTTATGGTGTGTCGACTACCTCAAGTGCTGAGACTACACCTTAAACGGTTCAG GTGGTCAGGACGCAATCATCGTGAGAAGATTGGAGTACATGTTAGCTTTGATCAGATATTAAATATGGAGCCTTATTGCTGCCGGGAGTCCCTGAAGTCCCTCTTACCTGATTGCTTTATCTATGACTTGTCTGCTGTGATTATGCATCATGGGAAAGGATTTGGTTCAGGGCACTACACTGCCTACTGCTATAATTCAGAAGGAG GATTCTGGGCACACTGCAATGATTCCATACTCAACATGTGCACTATGGAAGAAGTATGCAAGGCTCAAGCCTACATCTTGTTTTACAGCCAGCGAGTTACTCAGGCAAACAAACACTGTAGAATATCATTTCCTAGCTCACCATCTGAAAACCAGCAGTGTACTGAATTTGTTGACTGTTCAAGTGAAAACAGTAGCAGCTAA
- the USP44 gene encoding ubiquitin carboxyl-terminal hydrolase 44 isoform X2 yields MDKCKHIGRLRLAQDHSILNPQKWHCVDCNTTESVWACLSCSHVACGRYIEEHALKHFQESSHPVALEVNELYVFCYLCDDYVLNDNATGDLKLLRSTLSAIKSQNYDCTTRSGRTLRSMGTSDDSYLSHNGAQALLRNEDRMFTALWHRRRALIGKVFRSWFELTPSEKRILEEERRQEEAEERRDKARKRRQERKRQLKVEMEKMPPRKSSRLQNQNKISSKVSPCLQKLPQNLSSPAELKVTSTSDEVRLKKIGDSPIKRRPTVTPGVTGLRNLGNTCYMNSILQVLSHLLIFRECFLKLDLNQTQELLATAATEKTRFSSKHPPITGSAFCVNENQMKVKGSSSMRRPSLSSGLSGGASKSRNMELIQPREPSSKHISLCHELHTLFQVMWSGKWALVSPFAMLHSVWRLIPAFRGYAQQDAQEFLCELLDKVQQELETTGTRYPALIPTSQRKLIKQVLNVVNTIFHGQLLSQVTCLACDNKSNTIESFWDLSLEFPERYHCNGKEMASQYPCLLTEMLAKFTETEALEGKIYACDQCNIILTEAQKQLMVCRLPQVLRLHLKRFRWSGRNHREKIGVHVSFDQILNMEPYCCRESLKSLLPDCFIYDLSAVIMHHGKGFGSGHYTAYCYNSEGGFWAHCNDSILNMCTMEEVCKAQAYILFYSQRVTQANKHCRISFPSSPSENQQCTEFVDCSSENSSS; encoded by the exons ATGGATAAGTGTAAGCACATAGGGCGACTGCGGCTTGCCCAAGACCATTCCATCCTGAACCCTCAAAAATGGCATTGCGTGGACTGCAATACTACCGAATCTGTCTGGGCATGCCTTAGCTGTTCACATGTTGCGTGTGGAAGATACATTGAAGAGCATGCACTAAAGCACTTTCAGGAAAGTAGTCATCCAGTGGCATTGGAAGTGAATGAGCTGTACGTTTTCTGTTACCTTTGTGATGACTATGTTCTTAATGATAATGCAACTGGTGACTTAAAACTATTGCGAAGTACATTAAGTGCAATCAAGAGTCAAAACTATGACTGCACTACCCGTAGTGGCAGGACTTTGCGATCTATGGGTACAAGTGATGACTCTTACCTTTCACACAATGGTGCCCAAGCCTTGCTTCGAAATGAAGACCGCATGTTCACGGCTCTGTGGCACAGAAGGCGTGCGTTAATAGGCAAAGTGTTCAGATCATGGTTTGAGCTAACACCTAGTGAGAAAAGGATTTTGGAAGAAGAGAGGCgccaggaggaggcagaggaaagaAGGGACAAAGCTAGGAAAAGAAGACAAGAGCGAAAGCGTCAGTTAAAAGTAGAGATGGAAAAAATGCCTCCAAGGAAGAGTTCTCGtttacaaaatcaaaataaaatatcctCAAAAGTATCACCCTGTTTACAAAAATTACCACAAAATTTGTCCTCTCCTGCAGAGCTGAAAGTAACTTCTACCTCAGATGaagtaagattgaaaaaaattggtgaTTCTCCAATTAAGCGAAGGCCTACAGTGACTCCTGGTGTAACAGGACTGAGAAACTTGGGAAATACATGCTATATGAACTCTATTCTGCAAGTACTGAGTCATTTGCTTATTTTTCGGGAATGTTTTTTAAAGCTTGATCTGAACCAAACTCAAGAGTTGCTGGCAACAGCAGCCACTGAAAAGACAAGATTCTCTTCTAAGCACCCTCCAATTACTGGTTCTGCATTTTGTGTGAATGAGAACCAAATGAAGGTAAAAGGATCATCTTCCATGAGACGACCCAGTTTATCATCCGGACTAAGTGGAGGGGCATCAAAAAGTAGAAATATGGAGCTTATTCAGCCCAGGGAGCCAAGCTCAAAGCACATTTCTCTGTGTCATGAGCTACATACTCTGTTCCAAGTTATGTGGTCTGGCAAGTGGGCATTGGTGTCTCCTTTTGCCATGCTCCATTCTGTGTGGAGACTAATCCCAGCCTTCCGAGGTTATGCCCAACAAGATGCTCAGGAATTCCTCTGTGAACTTTTGGATAAAGTACAGCAGGAACTGGAGACAACTGGGACCAGATACCCAGCTCTCATCCCCACTTCTCAAAGGAAACTTATCAAACAGGTTCTGAATGTGGTCAATACCATTTTTCATGGACAGCTTTTAAGTCAG GTTACATGTCTTGCGTGTGACAATAAATCAAATACTATAGAATCCTTCTGGGATCTGTCGCTGGAATTTCCTGAGAGGTATCATTGCAATGGGAAGGAGATGGCTTCTCAGTATCCATGCCTGCTGACAGAAATGTTGGCCAAGTTTACAGAGACGGAAGCTTTAGAAGGAAAGATATATGCGTGTGATCAGTGCAACA TTATACTTACAGAAGCCCAGAAACAGCTTATGGTGTGTCGACTACCTCAAGTGCTGAGACTACACCTTAAACGGTTCAG GTGGTCAGGACGCAATCATCGTGAGAAGATTGGAGTACATGTTAGCTTTGATCAGATATTAAATATGGAGCCTTATTGCTGCCGGGAGTCCCTGAAGTCCCTCTTACCTGATTGCTTTATCTATGACTTGTCTGCTGTGATTATGCATCATGGGAAAGGATTTGGTTCAGGGCACTACACTGCCTACTGCTATAATTCAGAAGGAG GATTCTGGGCACACTGCAATGATTCCATACTCAACATGTGCACTATGGAAGAAGTATGCAAGGCTCAAGCCTACATCTTGTTTTACAGCCAGCGAGTTACTCAGGCAAACAAACACTGTAGAATATCATTTCCTAGCTCACCATCTGAAAACCAGCAGTGTACTGAATTTGTTGACTGTTCAAGTGAAAACAGTAGCAGCTAA